The DNA segment GTAACATTACCAATCGTTCCATCATGCAAAATGCAGGCAAGACCAGCATTATGTCGTTGGTGGTGTGGAGCGCATTGGTGCCTATTTTGCCTTTTTTACTCTGTTCGTGGCTGTTCGAAGGACAAGCCGTAATTGAAAGCAGCGTGATGAATATTGGCATCCCAACCGTTCTGGCCCTGTGCTACATCGCGTACCTCTCCACCCATATTGGCTACGGCCTGTGGGGAAGCTTGCTAACCCGTTATGAAACGTGGCGCGTAACGCCGTTCGCTCTGCTGGTGCCGGTCGTTGGATTAACCAGTGGCGCACTCATTTTAGGCGAGCAAATTTCGACTTTGCAGATTTATGGTTTGCTGCTCATCATGCTGGGATTATTGGTGAATGTTTTTGGCGGGAAACTGATGGCTAAGCGAGCGCGGTCGCTTAGCCATTGAGAAAGAGTCGTTAACGCTAGAGTCGTTCAATAGCGCGGGCAATATCGGCCGAAGTTTTCAACGCACGGATTTCACTGAAAACCTCTGAAGCTTCGGCATATTCTTTACGCAAATACCCCAGCCACTGCTTAATGCGCGCGACATGATATAACCCGGTGTCGCCCTGCTTCTCAAGTCGCACATATTTTTTGAGCAGCAACATCACCTCAGGCCACGGCATTTTAGGCGCATTTTGCTTAATGACTCGGCTCAAATTCGGCACATTGAGTGCTCCACGGCCAATCATCACCGAATCGCAGCCGGTAGCCGCCATGCAATCTTGCGCGCTTTGCCAATCCCAAATCTCACCGTTCGCGATCACGGGAATACTCAAACGCTGACGGATTTCGCCAATCGCCGCCCAGTTAATTTTGTCGGCTTTATACCCATCTTCTTTGGTACGTCCGTGCACGGTAATTTCGGTTGCGCCCGCTTGCTGTACCGCATCGGCAATTTCAAACTGGCGCGCACCCGAATCCCAGCCAAGACGCACCTTCACCGTAACCGGTAAATGTGACGGCACGGCTTCACGCATCGCTTTGGCACCCAGATAAATCATCTCAGGATCTTTGAGCAGCGTCGCACCGCCGCCGCTGCCGTTGACCATTTTCGAAGGACAGCCACAGTTCAAATCTACGCCCCACGATCCGAGCTCAACGGCTCGCGCTGCATTTTCGCCCAACCACTGAGGATGTTGCCCCAGTAATTGCACGCGCACGGCGGTTCCTGAAGGCGTTAGGCTTTGATTAGCCAGTTCGGGGCAAAGACGGTAATACACTTTTTCAGGCAGCAGGCTGTCCACCACGCGCACAAATTCGGTGATGCAGAGATCGTAATCATTCACTTCGGTCAGCAGTTCGCGCACCAAAGAGTCGAGAACCCCTTCCATCGGTGCTAAAAGCACCCTTTTTACTGTCTGCATCATTCAGCCTGCATGCTCATCATTATTATTTGCGCCTAAATTTGAGGCGCAAATGGTACTGAGTTCAGCGCTCGCCCGCAACGGGAGAACAACGCGCCAGCACATTCAGCAATAATTCCACCCAGTTCTGGGCCATAGCTTCACTTTCCACGTTGGTAAAACCTAAGATCAACCCGTGTGGCGGATTTTCAGTGCCGTGATACCAAACGCTAAGCGCCTCCAACGCGAGCCCCTGTACCCGCGCCTCTCTTTCAACCAAAGCATCATCGAAGCATTCGGGTAAACGCACCAGCAAATGCATACCGCCCGCCTGAAGCTCGGTGATTAGCCGATAACGCGTCTGTCGCTGTAATGCCTGTGCCAGCCAGAGCCGACGCTGAGCATACAAACTGCGCATTTTCTTTAGATGACGATAAAACTGACCTGAATAAATAAACTGTGCCGTGGTGGCCTGCATCAGCGTGGGGCACACGCAGGGATACGTCCGCATGGTCTGGTGAAACTGAGGAAGTAGAGCCTCCGGCACCACCACGTATGCAATGCGCAATCCGGGAAACAGCACCTTGCTGAAGGTGCCAACGTACAGCACGCGTTCTAGTTGATCTAAGCTTTTCAGCGCCGGTAACGGATGCCCTTGATAATGAAATTCGCCATCATAGTCATCTTCAATAATCCAACTTTGCTGGCGCTGCGCCCACGCTAAAAGCTGCATGCGCCGTGGCAGGCTAAGTCCTAAGCCAAGCGGGCTTTGATGTGCTGGCGTAACCAACGCTGCGCGTGCCTGTGCATGATCGCGCACGCCTTTTTCCACGCACAATCCCTGCTCATCCACGGGGATGGGCACGGGGCTCACGCCAAAATCTTGCAGCACATGCCATGGGAACGGAAAACAGGGTTCTTCTAACCAAACTTCATCGCCACGTTTAAGTAAGGCATTCGCAATCAGTGACAGCACCGAGCGATAACCAGCCGCGATAAATATCTGGTGCGCCGCGCAGCGAATACCGCGTGAGATATGCAGATACCCGGCTAACGCCTCTCGCAGCGCAAGAAAACCTTGAGGTGCCGGATGAGAAAGTTCTTCACGCCGAGTCTGACGCGCACACTGGCTTAATAAGCGATTCCATTGCCCTAAAGGAAATGCATCCAAAGCAGGCGCACCGAGTTGAAACGGCAACCGCTGTGAAGAAGGCAAAGGCATACCGGCATGACGAGGCGCTTCTAATATCGGTTTGGGGATCTCAGCGCTTTTCGCCATATTTAGCCGCCGAGAAACCCACGTTCCGCCCTGCTGGCTATTTTCGATATATCCTTCACCGCTCAGCAATCCATAGGCCGCTTCAACGGTTCCACGGGCAACGCTTAAATCGCTGGCTAAGCCCCGCAGGGAAGGCAACCGCTCGCCGGGAGTGAGCACGCCATCAGTAATCGCCATCTTAATTCGTTGGTAAATTTGGCGATAAATTGGCTCTTTAGCTGAAGGATCAACAACGAGAAAAGCGTGAAGAGTCGCCATAATATGGCCTATAAAAATAGTAAAGATATGGCTCTATATACTAGGCCATATTGAGCGTAAAGTCGCTTTATCAAACCACGAGAGCGACGCGCGTGAACGTGCAGCGCTAGACTGGGCTGAAGCCGTCACGCATATTTCATATTGTGGAACGTCCGATGAATTATTTGCGACGTTGAAAGAACACTTTAACGATACTGAAATTGCTGACTTAACTTTTGCCATTAGCCTTATGAATGCCTTCAATCGTATGGCAATCAGCATGCGTCAGTAAGACCTAGCTACGCAGAGGGAAGTGGGTTAATACAAAGTCGACCCACACTCTGACTCTTGGCGGTATATCCGCCGAGGGATACCAAATATGCATCGAACGCGCTTGCGGCCAAAACGGCTCCAGAATCGGTATTAAACGCCCACTGCGAAAGTGCTCCTCGAGATACCAATCCGCCAAACACACAATGCCCATATGGCTCAGCGCCGCATCAACCAAGCTATCGGGCGATGTGGCAATAAATGACGCCTGCTGCTCATTCACGCTACCTTCATCATCCCACCACGCCATCAGCTTTCCGCTACCGGAATTTCGATGTATTAGGCGGTGATGCGAGAGAAGATCGTCTATCGTTTGTGGCGTACCTAAACGCGCTAAATATTCAGGCGATGCCGCCATTTTGCTGTAGGCCACACACATTTCGCGCCCCACTAATCGACTGTCGGTAGCGGTACGTTGACCAATCGCCACATCAATATTCTCACCGATGAGATTAACTAAACGCGGCTCCATCTCAAGATCGATGGTGACCTTAGGAAAGCGTTGGCTGAATATCGGCAGCAACGGCATTAATCGATGGCGACCAAAACCAGGAATGACGCTCACGCGCACCAATCCTGAAGGCTCTTCACTCAGCTGTCGCTCGTCCAAGGCCTGATTTAATGCCTGCCATAATGGCGTTATCCGACGGCGAAAATCGGCCCCCTCTTCCGTCAGCATGACAAAATGCGTATTGCGCGCAAATAAGCGGATATTTAAACGCATTTCTAATGCCCGCACATTCTTACTCACCGCCGCAGCGCTAATGCCCAACTGACGAGCCGCAGCAGAAAAGCTTTGCGCCTCTGCCGAAGCCAAAAACGCGGGGATAAGTCGATATACGTCTATAGGCAATGCCATGCTTTTAACCTTAGGTTGAAACAGATTTACTGTTTTACAGGCTACACCAGCGCGTGCAGAAATGAAAAAATACCCGCATCGATAACGTTATCACTCTCACTATCATTGAAATCACAAGAGAAAAACTATGAAAAAAGTGCTGGTATTAGCCGCGCATCGCTTTCCCGATCAGTCACGCATCAGCCATGCGGCGATTGATGCCTTGAAAACACAGAAAAACGTCACCGTAAACGAGCTTATGCGCCACTATCCCGATTACAATATCGACGTAGAGCGCGAACAGAAACTGCTCACCGAACACGATATTGTGGTGATGCTCTTCCCCTTCTATTGGTATAGCTCTCCGGCGATTTTAAAAGAGTGGCAAGATGCCGTATTAACCTATGGTTTTGCCTATGGTAGCCAGGGCAAAGCATTACATGGCAAATCGCTGATGATCGCGACCTCAACAGGAGGCAATGCGCAGGCGTATACCGCCGAGGGATACAACCGCTATCCTGTTGAAAGCCTCTTATTACCGTTTAACAATATGAGTCATTTGGTTGGCATGCATTGGTTAGACCCATATTTGATTCAGGGCGCTAACGATATTACGGATCAATTAATTGATACTGGTGTGAATGGATTACTGAGTCGAATCCATGAATTGCAAAACGCTGACTGATTTTTGACGCTGTCATCCTCTCTGCTGGAGGATGACAGACCAAACTCGGCTTATTTAAATAAGCGGTTTTAAGAAGGTTTCTTCTCTTCCCATTTACCCCAAGGATTTGTCTCTGGGGCTTTGGCTTCTTGGGTGACAGCAGGCATGTCTGCCAGTGAATCAATATACAGCTCTTCCACTTTTTGCCGAGCCCACGGGGTTCGGCGCAAAAATTTCAAACTCGACTTAATGCTAGGATCGCTTTTGAAGCAGTTGATGCTGATAATCTTCGCCAACTCAGCCCAGCCATAACGCTCCACCAGCGATGTCAGCAAAGCTTCCAGCGTGATGCCATGCAAAGGGTCTTTAGATGTTTGGGCGTTCATGGAAATTCCTGTCGGCAATGGACTCAATACGAGTTTACAAAATTTTCGCACACCATACTGACTGCGGCCTGAGAGTGCAAGCCGCAGGCGTGCCGGAACCGTCAGCACCTTTTTAGGTATCAAGACATCGCAATGAACTGATCGCGCAACGCTTGAATATCATCCCTGAGGCTGGCGGCCTCTTCAAACTCAAGGTTTTGAGCATGTTTATACATCTGCGCTTCCAGATCGCGAATTTTCTGCTCGATCTGTTTTGGTGACAGCGCTTGATAAGCCGCAGAAGACTCAGCCGCTTTGCTGCTTCGCCCATGCTTACCTTTACCACGTGACGACGCTTCACCCAGTTGGAGAATATCGGAAACTTTCTTATTCAGCGCCTGTGGCGTGATGCCATGCTCAAGGTTATATGCTTCCTGTTTTGCACGACGACGTTCAGTTTCACCAATCGCTTTCTCCATAGAGTTGGTGATGCGATCGCCATAAAGAATCGCTTTACCATTCAGGTTACGTGCCGCACGGCCAATGGTCTGAATCAGCGAACGCTCTGAACGTAGGAAGCCTTCTTTGTCTGCATCTAAAATCGCGACCAAAGAAACCTCTGGCATATCGAGCCCTTCACGAAGAAGGTTGATACCAACCAGAACATCAAATTCACCGAGGCGAAGATCTC comes from the Hafnia alvei genome and includes:
- a CDS encoding NAD(P)H-dependent oxidoreductase, which gives rise to MKKVLVLAAHRFPDQSRISHAAIDALKTQKNVTVNELMRHYPDYNIDVEREQKLLTEHDIVVMLFPFYWYSSPAILKEWQDAVLTYGFAYGSQGKALHGKSLMIATSTGGNAQAYTAEGYNRYPVESLLLPFNNMSHLVGMHWLDPYLIQGANDITDQLIDTGVNGLLSRIHELQNAD
- a CDS encoding VF530 family DNA-binding protein, which gives rise to MNAQTSKDPLHGITLEALLTSLVERYGWAELAKIISINCFKSDPSIKSSLKFLRRTPWARQKVEELYIDSLADMPAVTQEAKAPETNPWGKWEEKKPS
- a CDS encoding PLP-dependent aminotransferase family protein: MATLHAFLVVDPSAKEPIYRQIYQRIKMAITDGVLTPGERLPSLRGLASDLSVARGTVEAAYGLLSGEGYIENSQQGGTWVSRRLNMAKSAEIPKPILEAPRHAGMPLPSSQRLPFQLGAPALDAFPLGQWNRLLSQCARQTRREELSHPAPQGFLALREALAGYLHISRGIRCAAHQIFIAAGYRSVLSLIANALLKRGDEVWLEEPCFPFPWHVLQDFGVSPVPIPVDEQGLCVEKGVRDHAQARAALVTPAHQSPLGLGLSLPRRMQLLAWAQRQQSWIIEDDYDGEFHYQGHPLPALKSLDQLERVLYVGTFSKVLFPGLRIAYVVVPEALLPQFHQTMRTYPCVCPTLMQATTAQFIYSGQFYRHLKKMRSLYAQRRLWLAQALQRQTRYRLITELQAGGMHLLVRLPECFDDALVEREARVQGLALEALSVWYHGTENPPHGLILGFTNVESEAMAQNWVELLLNVLARCSPVAGER
- the dusC gene encoding tRNA dihydrouridine(16) synthase DusC; translated protein: MQTVKRVLLAPMEGVLDSLVRELLTEVNDYDLCITEFVRVVDSLLPEKVYYRLCPELANQSLTPSGTAVRVQLLGQHPQWLGENAARAVELGSWGVDLNCGCPSKMVNGSGGGATLLKDPEMIYLGAKAMREAVPSHLPVTVKVRLGWDSGARQFEIADAVQQAGATEITVHGRTKEDGYKADKINWAAIGEIRQRLSIPVIANGEIWDWQSAQDCMAATGCDSVMIGRGALNVPNLSRVIKQNAPKMPWPEVMLLLKKYVRLEKQGDTGLYHVARIKQWLGYLRKEYAEASEVFSEIRALKTSADIARAIERL
- a CDS encoding LysR family transcriptional regulator; translation: MALPIDVYRLIPAFLASAEAQSFSAAARQLGISAAAVSKNVRALEMRLNIRLFARNTHFVMLTEEGADFRRRITPLWQALNQALDERQLSEEPSGLVRVSVIPGFGRHRLMPLLPIFSQRFPKVTIDLEMEPRLVNLIGENIDVAIGQRTATDSRLVGREMCVAYSKMAASPEYLARLGTPQTIDDLLSHHRLIHRNSGSGKLMAWWDDEGSVNEQQASFIATSPDSLVDAALSHMGIVCLADWYLEEHFRSGRLIPILEPFWPQARSMHIWYPSADIPPRVRVWVDFVLTHFPLRS